A part of Acropora palmata chromosome 6, jaAcrPala1.3, whole genome shotgun sequence genomic DNA contains:
- the LOC141883749 gene encoding uncharacterized protein LOC141883749, translated as MPGVNCAVFGCGSCRGTKGIGIFKLPSAKDDKHKRWRDEWVGELKKTREVDKDFRRKINEDKVYACEKHFKDEVIEIFHSKKIIKKRLAFGAIPTLNMPKKSHEIEPIPSRRPLPDRPLWL; from the exons ATGCCTGGCGTTAACTGCGCTGTATTTGGATGTGGTTCCTGTCGTGGAACTAAAGGAATCGGGATTTTTAAGTTGCCCTCGGCGAAGGATGATAAACACAAGAGATGGCGTGATGAATGGGTTGGAGAACTCAAGAAAACGAGGGAAGTGGACAAAGATTTTCGACGAAAAATCAATGAAGACAAAGTCTATGCTTGCGAAAAGCATTTCAAGGATGAAGTGATTGAAATAT tccattccaaaaaaataattaagaaaagaCTGGCTTTTGGAGCTATACCGACGCTTAACATGCCAAAGAAGAGTCACGAAATCGAACCAATTCCAAGCAGACGTCCACTACCAGATCGCCCACTTTGGCTATAA